The region TGTTCGACCAGAACACGTCCCGGTTCCTGCGCAACCTGTACCGGAAGAACGAGCCCGCCAGGGCACCTCAGCCGGGCATGGCGTTGATCGACCTGGCCAGGGCGGAAGCACCACTCGGCGAGCCGCTGATGAGCGACGGTGAACTGGCCGTCTTCGTCTCCGCCTTCGAGTCGACGGGGTTCACCGGCAGCGTGAACTGGTACCGCAACCTCGACCGCAACTGGCACCTGCTGGCGGACGCGGACCCGATCATCCACCAGCCCGTTCTCATGATCTACGGCGACCGGGACATGGTGGCGAAGTCGGCGAACCTGGCGGAGTTCGTACCCGGCGTGGAGGTGGTCAGCCTGGATTCCGGCCACTGGATCCAGCAAGAGAAGCCGGAGGAGACGAACCAGGCGATTCTGAAGTGGCTGGAACAGCAGGCCGTCACGTCGCGCCTCGTCCAGCGGCCCTGACCGGGTGACGAATCCCGGCGTCCGACCCACCTGATCGTCGCCGCTCGACCAGTCGGCCCGCCGACTGGTCGAGCTCGTGGCGCGGGCACAGTCGCGAGGATTTCCCCCTTCCCGTCGATGTAGTCGATGAGCACGTCCGACCGTTCCTCGATGGCCGCCGCCAACAACGCCACCGCAGTCGTCGTCAACTCCCGGTTCCGCGACCGCACGATCGGCCTGCCCGCGTCCAGCAGCGCGCCCACCCGGTCGAGGTGAGC is a window of Saccharothrix espanaensis DSM 44229 DNA encoding:
- a CDS encoding alpha/beta fold hydrolase, producing MGNPIVLCHGWPEHAFSWRYQVPVLAAAGYHVIVPNQRGYGNSSRPAEVTDYDIEHLTGDLVALLDHYGYEKATFVGHDWGANVVWGLTLLHPTRVDKVINLSLPYPERGETPWIEFMEQVLGGDFYFVHFNRQPGVADAVFDQNTSRFLRNLYRKNEPARAPQPGMALIDLARAEAPLGEPLMSDGELAVFVSAFESTGFTGSVNWYRNLDRNWHLLADADPIIHQPVLMIYGDRDMVAKSANLAEFVPGVEVVSLDSGHWIQQEKPEETNQAILKWLEQQAVTSRLVQRP